The following nucleotide sequence is from Bacillota bacterium.
GTCCTCGTTTATCCCAATGTAGTTGTTGAGGCTCTTGGACATCTTCTGCATACCATCGGTGCCCTCCAGGAGTGGCATTGTCACAGCCACCTGCGGCTCCTGGCCATACTCCCGCTGGATATCCCTGGTGAGCAGGAAGTTGAAGGTCTGATCCGTGCCGCCCAGCTCCACGTCAGCCTTGATGGCCACAGAATCGTAGGCCTGGGCCAGCGGGTAGAGGAGCTCGTGGACGCTCACGGGCCTCTCCTCCTCCATGCGGCGCTTGAAGTCATCCCGCTCCAGGAGGCGGGCCAAAGTGTACTTGGCGGCCAGCTCTATGACCGACACGAAATCCAGCCGCCCCAGCCAGGAGCTGTTGAACACCACCTCGGTCCTCTCCGGGTTGAGGATCTTGAATATCTGATCCTGGTAGGTCCTGGCGTTTGCCATCACCTCATCCTCTGTCAGCTGTCTCCTGGTCTCCGAGCGCCCGCTGGGGTCACCAATCCTGCCAGTGAAGTCCCCTATGATGAAGATCACGTGATGGCCCAGGTCCTGGAACTGCTTCAGCTTGCGGATTGGAACGGTGTGGCCCAGGTGTATGTCAGGGGCACTGGGATCCGCCCCGTACTTCACCCGGAGGGGCCTCCCCTCCTTCTTGGCCCTCTCGATCTTGGCGAGGAGTTCCTCCTCGGACACTATCTGCGCTATGCCTCTCTTCAGGAGCGCCATCTGTTCTTGGGGTTTCATCATCCTCTTGGCGCGGGCCCCGCCGGGCAGGAATCCCTTGCGCCATCCCTCCTTACGAAAAGCGTGGCCGGAGCGGAGGGCCTTGGCCTCTCGCCTCCAATTGTAAAAGATTATAGCATGAAAGAGGAGGGGGACACAAAGGGAACCATTCACCGGCACCGGTCGTCTTTTCTATACTAGAACAGGACCCATTGCTGCTGGTCTTGATCTGGATCCGCTGCTCTTTTACGGAACGCGGGCCCTGTGTTATAATTTCAGGGACATTAAGTCCTCCAGTTCAGGAGGGATTCGGGTGACCGAGAAGCCCAAGAAGCCCAGGAGGAAACGCAGTGTTGCCCGGAGCCTGGTAGGATTGTTCCTCGTCCTATTGACCATAGCTGTCCTCCTTGGCATAGGATTAGGCGCAGGCTTTGTAGCATCCGCCGTGAAGAACCTCCCACCCCTCTCCAGCTTCGAGCCGAAACCCAACGTGACCTCGGTCATCTACGACGCTGAGGGAGCCGTTGTTGCTAAGCTCCATGCCCTGGAGAACCGCACCCCCATAAGCCTTGACCGGATACCCCAGACCCTCCAGGATGCCTTCATAGTCATGGAGGATCGTAAGTTCTACCAGCACAAGGGGGTTAACCCCCTGGCTATCCTCAGGGCGCTCTACGCGAATGTCACCGGCGGCTCCGTCCAGGGTGGCAGCACCATTACCCAGCAGCTGGTCAAGAGCGCCCTTCTTAAGAACCCCGAGCAGACCTACACCCGCAAGGTCCAGGAGGCCATACTCTCCGTCCAGCTGGAGAGGCAATTCACAAAGCCTGAGATACTGGAGATGTACCTGAACCAGATATCCCTGGGCCACGGGGCCTACGGCGTAGAGGCGGCTGCACAGACCTACTTCGGCAAGCCCGCCAGTCACCTGACCCTGGGCGAGTGCGCCATCCTGGTGGGTATAACACCCGCCCCCTACAAGTACTCCCCTTATGTGGACCTGGACCTAGCCCTCAGCCGCAGGTCACTGGTTCTCACCAAGATGGTGGAACAGGGATACATCAGTGAAGAGCAGGCCGAGGCAGCCCAGGCGGAACCCGTGAGGCTGGCAGGGCTAAAGGAGGAACAGGAGTGGGCTGTGGCCCCGCACTTCCTGGACTACGTTCTCAGGCAGATCCTGGACCGCTACGGGCCCGACCTAGTTTACAGCGGGGGCCTGAAGGTCTATACAACCCTGGACGTGAAGGCCCAGGAGGCCGCCAAGAAGGCCATGGCGGAGGTGCTGGACGAGACATTCCCCATAGACGCCGAGGAACCCATGAGGGCTGGCGTGGCCATCGTGGAACCCTCCACAGGTCACATCAAGGCCCTGGTGGCCAGGAACTACGAGGGCAAGCTGGGCCACATCGACGCGGTGGATGCCTTTAGGCAACCCGGCTCCGCCTTCAAACCGGTAGTGGCCTATGCCCCGGCCCTGGAGGGCATGTTCACCTCTGGCACCGTCTTGGACGACGCCCCCATGTTCGATTCCCGCGGCGCAGTATGGCCGGAAAACTATGACCGGCGTTTCCGGGGCCTCATGACGGTCCGGAGGGCCCTGGAACTCAGCATCAATGTCCTGGCCGTCAAGACCCTGGACACCGTGGGCATAGAGACTGGCCTGGACTACGCCCTGCGGATGGGCATCACCAGCCTGGCCACGGAGTGGGGTTCAGAACGCAGTGACTACACTCGCTCGCTGGCCCTGGGAGGCCTCACCAAGGGTGTCTCCCCCCTGGAGATGGCCGCGGCCTTTGGCACCTTTGCCAACAACGGGATCCACGTGAAGCCCGTCGCCATCCTGAAGGTGGTGGACCAGAACGGCGCTGTTGTGTACGAGGCCGAACCGGAACAAACCGTGGCCATGAAAGAGACCACCGCCTACATCATGACAGATATCCTTAAAGGGGTAATCACCAGGGGAACCGGTACCCGGGCCAACATAGGCAGGCCGGCCGCTGGGAAGACCGGCACCTCCAGCGACCATGCGGATGCCTGGTTCATTGGCTACACCCCGGACCTCTCCGGGGCGGTATGGATGGGCTTTGAACAGCGAGAACCCATGGACAGGGTGGTGGGAGGCCAGTATCCCGCGGCAATATGGGCGTCCTTCATGAAGGTTCTCCACGAGGAGCTTCCGGTGAGGGACTTTGAGGTGCCCCCGGGGGCATCCTTAACCCGGGCCGCCATATGCACCAAGTCGGGCCTCAGGGTTGGTGACTGGTGCCCGGCGGAGACGGTCTCCAATGAGCCCTTCGTAAAGGGCACAGAACCCCTCTTGACCTGTGACGTCCACGTCCCGGTACAGGTATGCGCTGAGAACCCCACGGAGCTGGCTACGCCGTGGTGCCCCGATGCGGTGAGCATGTCCTTTATCAGGAGGCGCGAGCCCTTCACGCCAGCACCCGACGGCCGAGTGCCCCTGGACGCTGCCCAGGAGGCACCAACGGAGCCCTGCAGCATTCACAGCGTGCAAACTCCCTTTGATCCCCCTCCGGGGTACGAGAACGAAAGGACAAGAAATCCAGGACAGGGATGATGACTCAAGCGGCATAGTGTACTAGAAGAAGGGCAGCCCCAGCGGCTGCCTTTTCACTCCAGGCGGGCTACCGTGACTCCGTCTCCCCCTTCCCCTGGTCCCCCAGGCCGGAACGAGGCCACCATTGCGTGTCCACCCAGGTGCTCAGCAACGGCCTTCTTCAATGCCCCCGTCCCCTTGCCGTGGATGATGCGTACCTCAGCAGCCCCGGCTAAATGTGCATCGTCAAGGTACTTGTCCACCCTGAGAAGCGCTTCTTCCGAGGTGAGCCCCCTGAGGTCGAGTTCCGGCGAGAAGGCCTGCACCTTGGCGGCAGCCATGGACATGGCCCGCTCCCGCGTGTCCACCTGCACGGTGGTCTTGGCCTCCCTGAGGTCATCA
It contains:
- a CDS encoding PBP1A family penicillin-binding protein encodes the protein MTEKPKKPRRKRSVARSLVGLFLVLLTIAVLLGIGLGAGFVASAVKNLPPLSSFEPKPNVTSVIYDAEGAVVAKLHALENRTPISLDRIPQTLQDAFIVMEDRKFYQHKGVNPLAILRALYANVTGGSVQGGSTITQQLVKSALLKNPEQTYTRKVQEAILSVQLERQFTKPEILEMYLNQISLGHGAYGVEAAAQTYFGKPASHLTLGECAILVGITPAPYKYSPYVDLDLALSRRSLVLTKMVEQGYISEEQAEAAQAEPVRLAGLKEEQEWAVAPHFLDYVLRQILDRYGPDLVYSGGLKVYTTLDVKAQEAAKKAMAEVLDETFPIDAEEPMRAGVAIVEPSTGHIKALVARNYEGKLGHIDAVDAFRQPGSAFKPVVAYAPALEGMFTSGTVLDDAPMFDSRGAVWPENYDRRFRGLMTVRRALELSINVLAVKTLDTVGIETGLDYALRMGITSLATEWGSERSDYTRSLALGGLTKGVSPLEMAAAFGTFANNGIHVKPVAILKVVDQNGAVVYEAEPEQTVAMKETTAYIMTDILKGVITRGTGTRANIGRPAAGKTGTSSDHADAWFIGYTPDLSGAVWMGFEQREPMDRVVGGQYPAAIWASFMKVLHEELPVRDFEVPPGASLTRAAICTKSGLRVGDWCPAETVSNEPFVKGTEPLLTCDVHVPVQVCAENPTELATPWCPDAVSMSFIRRREPFTPAPDGRVPLDAAQEAPTEPCSIHSVQTPFDPPPGYENERTRNPGQG
- the tyrS gene encoding tyrosine--tRNA ligase — protein: MMKPQEQMALLKRGIAQIVSEEELLAKIERAKKEGRPLRVKYGADPSAPDIHLGHTVPIRKLKQFQDLGHHVIFIIGDFTGRIGDPSGRSETRRQLTEDEVMANARTYQDQIFKILNPERTEVVFNSSWLGRLDFVSVIELAAKYTLARLLERDDFKRRMEEERPVSVHELLYPLAQAYDSVAIKADVELGGTDQTFNFLLTRDIQREYGQEPQVAVTMPLLEGTDGMQKMSKSLNNYIGINEDPRETYGKIMSVPDNLMLRYLELVTEVPIEEIEAAKAGLEDGSLHPRDLKMRLAREIVSMYHGDEAAQEAGD